The genomic stretch AATGCTAATTTTAGCATGTTGATGTGCCTACAAATGCAATGGTAAATTGTTGACATTAAGGGACTATAATGTTAACCATGTCATCCATCttaattaagcattttagcatgctaaagTTTGCCAGttagcacttaacacaaagcACAGCGAAAGTTGGTGGAAAggtcattagttttgcaagtatttggtcataaacaaaaTTACCTGACAAGTTGCAATTTTACCTGGTGATATTGCTcgatgaaaaaaacagaaaagtaaatgCAAATAATCCAGTCAAAAAACACGGATGtctgcaatatatatataaaaatatgtgacaaaacagttgttgagacattttgcTCAAAGCCACATATGTCAAACTCATCACCAGAAGATCACCAAAATCAGTATGATTCATCCACTGCtcaccatgaatgtctgtataaaACTTAATGGCAATACATCCAGTAGcctattgagatatttcagtccggaCTAAAGTGGTAGACATTTTCACCCTGAGAACAGCATAtgaatgcttgtgtgtgtctgtatgtcatATGCCACTCATTATCATCAAGTACATATAAGTGTCTTAAAATTTCTCTCTGAGCCTCTCTGATCGACACAACCATCACAGGGACTCAAATTACTCCTTTATCACTTTTATTGCACAAACAATTGAATATGATCATatcacacaataaaatgttgttaCATCATTCTTCACCTGAATGCAAACAATCAATACTAAATGAAATACTGAAGGAATAAAAAATTACAATCAGAAAAGCAACCTGGCTGAGCTGCTCGGCAAGGCAAAAACCcacagaaacatgaaaaaaacatcacactgataacatttaataataaaaagaactCACTCTTAAATAGTAGTTAAAGTTGATCCGGTATGAAGGAGACACTTTTCCCTGcccaacattttatttagtccacattttatgtaaattgAGATTTTCTGAGATGTTTCTAAGAACTCATGTTCTCGATGCTAAAACAATTGCTGCCTTATTTGGTTCCTCCACAGAGAGCTCAGCGTTCAGGCTCAGATGCATACCAGCACATGGAGCAGGAGAGGATCCACAATTTTAGTTCACTTcagtaaaatgaaaacactgggCTTAAACCAGAAATTATCCTTTTAAAGgcttgtctctctctgctttttcaCCATTCAGTTTGTAGTATGAGAACAATTCTTAttcattttacctgcatgtgaCGGAAAtctttttatgtaaaaacactCCTTAACACACTTAATTTGCAAATCATTTTCCTCAAAATAGTCTTCTTTCTGGATTATCGTAGCCGCTAACGCTAACATTGCCCCTTCATGTTGCTTAAAAAATGGTCAAAAATATTTCCAAGATTAAGGAATTAGCACTAGacgtgaatttttttttcttcatttttatttctttttttccttttgatttaaaaaatctatttttattgtCTTATTCCTATTTTCATTCTCGATAAAAGCTAAGACAGCCTGTCAACATATCGGGTTTGTATCGGAACATTCATCTACTTTTGCGACAGTCAGATCTTCCTCATCTATTACAACTCCTAGTCTTAAGGCCTCATTTTACAATTCCTTAGTTTTTTGTAcgtttttactgtaaaataaaacaaaaaattagGCTACTTTTAAAAAGATCAATAGTAACATCACATTTGCTTTGCATTTTGGCAATCAAGCGATCAGCAAGTCACAGTTATAAAATGTGACCTCGCTGAACTCATTACGCAAACACTAAAAACCCACTCTGATCAGAACGTTTCCATCCACTGACTGGGTTTGGGGGGTCACTTCTGGAGTTAGAGGTTCAAAAGGATTCAAGGGTCATACATTGGGTTGCCGAAGTTTCCCATATTGCCGTGGTCGTTTAAGTCCAGAAGAGGGCCGTAGGATTTATGTCTGGAATGGAGAGGAAGTAGAGAAAAAACGAAGATAGAAGTTGAATAAAGAGAAAGGAATATGATGACTGTACTCTTATTTACAAAAGACAATGGGAAATTAAGATACTATACAAAATGctgttttggttaaaaaaacattaaagagtTACTCtgacacaataataataatcactcCTCTACTATAGTAAGTACAGTCAATGAAACCTGTACACAGGTGTGTTTGGTTCatgaaaatacatgtttttgatattcacattattttttttaaagttatgagCATCACTAAGAAATTCCATTCATCTTCCAGAAATCTCAGAGACAGATCAAAAACTTTGACgaataaaactgaaattaactgcaaaatttgtttttaaagttactTTTCCAACACAATGTCATCACTTGAGTTTTAGTACATTAATGATAACTTGTTATGCACTGGTAGATTTGTTTGAGTTCTGGACTCACCGGATCTTGTAGTAGAAAAGCACAACCAACACTACGATGACAATCACTATGAACATGAAAATAATGACTGCAATACTtcctggagagagaaagggagagatacAAGTATCATAAGATTGgttgtaaaaacatgtttagtcCTCAgacaatcaatacatttttgccTGCCTAGGTTTCTTCCTATTAGTTCCTTTCCACCTTTTACAAAATACTTCTGAACTTAAACTGTATATCTTGTCTTGCCAGTGTTGTGCAAGTATATATCAAACTGTTTTACTAATTCCCTTCAGCAAAAGTAAtgcatttcattacatttttttttttgttactcaGCACGGTTCCATCAAAGGTGCCTTTTATGTccaactgaaatataataatgtgctttttaaatgtatttgtgtagttgttttttataattaaaaagaagGACATATTAGAGACAACCTCATGGTGGTGGTAGATGAACAGTCAGGCGATCAACAAACTGATTACAATTGATCATCTGGGAATCAATGGATATCTGGCAATGGTGGGCTGATGGACTGACCGATAGTCATTGCCATCCATACAGCCATGACACTAGCAAAGCACAGCAAAAATCTAGTTTCAGAATGAATTTGAGACATTTACAATTTCACAGGATCATATTTGTTTAAGATTTACAAGGTCcgatttaaaaatgtgtttgtgccaTTTAGGTTTTTCATGAGGTTGCATGTCATGTCATCATCCAAACACGCCTCATAGTTCCCTTATTTGTCGGACCCATACAGTACATGGCTGGCCTCAACTGATTATACTTTGTGTGACTGACTATAATCTTCCCCTGGTACAATGTACCACGACCTtaagataatttattttcaagcaGACTACGCTGACCTTTGAGCTGAAGTATTAATGAGTAATATCCTAGCCGGAAAAAGGAACCAAGCACACTGATTCCCAGAAATAATGTTCAGGTGCCTGTCACACTccaagccactcctttgttgcagCTCATTCCCCATCCCTTGCTACATGATTTCCTGTCATCGCTCTACTGTAACTCCCAAATTAAGGCATAAAAAtttacaataatgataatagaaACAGTAAGTTACAGATGTATAAACTAGCTgtaaagaaaattgcaattgCTTACTTTGTTGTGTTCTAACGTTGGAGgacctttttgtttgttgtgtttgcatgctaacattagccaaatagcactaaacacaaaatatagcTGAGGCCTATAGGAATGTTTTTAGTTCGTTTTGTAATGGACAAATTGAAATATGACCTTTGATAGCAAGGAAAAGTAAAGGTATTTTGGTTTTACAATTGATACTGAAGGGAACATGGATGTTTGAACTACATTTCATGGAAAACAacccaatagttgttgagacatttggTTAATAAATTCAGTCTTACAGTACAGCACTACAACTCTTCCAGAAAACTTTGTACGAGCTCAGGCCCTTACTTTCATTTTAGTTGGAAGAACAAGGGTCTAAATTTAGTTCATCGTCCCCTAAAAATCTCTGCTTCAGGGGTGGGTTCTGATCGATGAACAAAGAAACCATTAAGGTTTAAACTGTACCCGGTCCAATTTGCTTTCAGATGTGATTGGAAATCTAACATGTACTTTCAGTTTAGGACTTTTGGTTCTGCTAAAGCGTATTACTGCAgaaaaatgatttcacatttAGTTCCTGACTTAAGTTTCTTGGGCTATTTCTGGCCACATGGGTGACTCATTGtacttaacatttttattggaCACCTAGCCTAGAACAGTCCACATTAAAAACAGCGCCCCGGAGGCACATCATAAAAGTTCTGAGTCAGAGGCGTTATCAGATTCAGTGGTTACTGAATATGATGAAACAGACCATACATCCAAAAGAGATCACTGAACATACAACTTGAGAAACAAGGAAAAATTTGAATAGTTTCTCAATTGCAGCTTATGAATTTTCAATGCCAGGTTTGCCGGTACAACTCCTTGCCTTTACTAACAGGAGGTCTATAATGAATGGCTTGTGCTACCACAATGAACGACGTGGTGACAAAGACTGGATGCCATGAAAACACAGGTCTGTGTTGAACAGTTTTGTGAATGATGAACGAGCAGGGAAAGAACTGGCAGACAGCCGTGTCTCTTCAAACCTACGCCGTTCATTTTCACTCATTCAACTAGTGAAGACTCAACTGCAAAGTAAACAAGGAAGTGTGTGAGTAAAGTGTTTTGTTCAAATATTAACCACAGCTCGACACAGTGCTTAAATAGGTCAAAGAGAATGAGGAAGAGATACATCGACTCTGCATGCGTACATTGACCTCTTTAATCAGAGAGATTTGATCACCGGTGCTTTGTCAATTGGTTCGTTTTTTTCACTCAGAGACCCtcacattttgattttttaGGACAGATGGACCAtctacattaaaacaaattgatttgGTGAGATGACATGCAGTTTACAGCCAATATGTTTTGactatgttttataaaatgatttataaaaagGGAGAGGTAGGCACCATGGGCCTGGGGACCCAAATATAAGGGCCCCGAACAgctataaataaatgatgatgttaaGATATGAAAAGTATCGAATAATGTTACCATTCTTAATCATTGTATCCCGAAATAAGTAACAAAAAGCACCCAAAGCAATTTAAAATACGCAGCTCAGCGATATAGCCTACacttactgtgtacttctacctcagaggaaaacattgtggtACTAGATTAACCTGACATAGAAAAGTTACAAGCTAtgttgcagattcagatttgactTGCGTTATTAATGGTTTTACTTTAAATAGTCTatacttttacattaaaacatttttttgagtACTTCTTCTTCAATTGCCAATACCAACATTCCCagtaagagaaagagggaaaagtgAAGTAGAAGAGGGTTTGCCTAGGGCCCTCAAATCATTAAATGCGCCCTTGAAAAACACACCCAGGTCGAGGTTGGTCGTGTTCAAAAACATTGGTGAgatgtttgtcaaaaaagtaatgcaGGTAATTTCCAAATAGATGTATTAGTTGCTTTCTTTGACATAACCACCGCAGTTATAAAGGTGAGCATGGATTTATGGGTGGAGGGAAGTTATTCACCTGTATTTTGCCATATTATTTCctataattattatttcctGTAAGTTTGAttataaaagcgtctgctaaatgactgtaatgtaatgtaaagtataaCTGACGGATCtatttttttgtacttattATGCTGAGCCCTAATTATTCTTGGTCTTGCATCACCATGAGGTTGATATTCTATGAGTGAAATATCTTTACAACTTTTGCAAATATTGCCATGCAATTTGCTACACATATTTAGGGTCCCTAAAGGATGAATTCTCCAGGTAAAAGTTACCAGTAAAATATTTCTGTGATGTTGTATATCTTCTTGATTGTTTGGAACAACATTTGAAATGGACATTCATGGACCCCAGACGATGCATTCTCATGTCAGACGGCGACTTTTCCATTTGTGCTACCAGCTGCTTGACTTTTATCgttgaaattaaaatatcaTGACAGCTACCGGATGAATTGCTGTGAAAGTTTGGGACATGCATGGTGCCCAGAAGCTGAACTGCAGTAACTTCGAGCCCTTTCATTTCGCATCATCATCTGGTCTAAACTTTGATTTGCTCAACAATGTTGTTATGACCAGATAACTTTAAAACTAATGACTGTCTCACCTACTTTGTGTTTGGTCggaattagcaaatgttagcattctaCATACCTGAGCTCAGAGCCTCGGACTCATGTCCTTCCTGTACCAGTGTGGTGGTTTTGATGGCACTGGTAGtagtggtgctggtggtggtggtactGGTAGTACTTGTTTTTATGGTGTTTTGGGTTGTGATGGGCCTGGTGGTTTGTGCTGTGCCGGTGCTTGTGCctgtgctggtgctggtgctggtgccgGTGCTGGTGCTGGCGCctgtgctggtgctggtgctggtgctggtgctggtgccgGTGCTGGTGCTTGTGCctgtgctggtgctggtgctggtgctggtgccgGTGCTGGTGCTGGCGCCTGTGCTGGTGCTGGCGCTGGTGCTGGTGCCGGTGCTGGCGCTGGTGCCTGTGCTGGTGCCGGTGCTGCTGCCGGTGTTGGTGGTGGTACTGATGCTAGAGGCCTGGGTGTCAGTTGTGATGGATGGGGATGAGAAAGGAGATGAATAGGACGtggtttgtgtttctgatgaaATTGTTGAATATGGAGTGTTTTCTTTGCTGGTTGTCTTTTGGGTGGAAGCTGTATCGTTGGTGGACAGAGTTGCACTGGTGTCATTTATATCGGTGACATCACTTGACATGGTAGTTTGAGTAGATGATAAGCTTGTAGCCTGGGAGCTGACGGTGGTCGAGGTAGCAGGCGTCAATGTCCCTGTTTGAGTTTCTTGTTCTACTGTTAATGCACCACCCAACAGCAGACCTGCGATT from Anoplopoma fimbria isolate UVic2021 breed Golden Eagle Sablefish chromosome 14, Afim_UVic_2022, whole genome shotgun sequence encodes the following:
- the parm1 gene encoding uncharacterized protein parm1, with protein sequence MMRVSLQALISCLLLGGALTVEQETQTGTLTPATSTTVSSQATSLSSTQTTMSSDVTDINDTSATLSTNDTASTQKTTSKENTPYSTISSETQTTSYSSPFSSPSITTDTQASSISTTTNTGSSTGTSTGTSASTGTSTSASTSTGASTSTGTSTSTSTSTGTSTSTGTSTSTSTSTSTGASTSTGTSTSTSTGTSTGTAQTTRPITTQNTIKTSTTSTTTTSTTTTSAIKTTTLVQEGHESEALSSGSIAVIIFMFIVIVIVVLVVLFYYKIRHKSYGPLLDLNDHGNMGNFGNPMYDP